A stretch of DNA from Anopheles nili chromosome 2, idAnoNiliSN_F5_01, whole genome shotgun sequence:
aaggaggttaAGGAATTTAATATTGTCACAATATTCgtgatgcaacaaaaaaaaagttccatATGCATTCGTTAGTCCCTGTGGCGACTGAAGAATGCGAAGAAGTTTTGCAATAAACTCCTTAGCGATAGGGGAAAATCTCGTCGGAGAAAACTCGTCATTTAATCCAACCGTCATTGCCTGAAACGGCACTTGATTGTACGCTCGCGTTTGGTGATCACTCCCGAGGCCCTACATACATACTGGAATAGATCTATTCCAGCTACCCGGCCAGTGCCTCAGACGATGTCCAGCACCACGCGTTTCCGATCCAACCCTTTTGCGGCGCTTACGTGACGCTCAACAAGCCCCATAATGGGTGGCAATTTGCAGGCCCTTTCGCGTAGCATCGAAGCGACAAATCAtcactctccccccccccaggtGTACCAGGGTGGGGGAGTACCACCCCCATCACCCTCAGCCGGCTCGGTCCACTGCCCTTCGGTGTCGCGTTGGGTGCATCACTGCAGTTCCTCGGTGCATTCGATGCAACCGGTGCATCAGTCGCACGATGGTAGTTAGCTCGGTTAGTACAGCGTTTCCGCGACCAGTTGTCGATCGTGCCCAGTATGGGCCTGCCCGATGGAGTCCTTACATGGTGGGTTCGGATGTTGGCCCCGGTTATGGCCCTTCCGCCTACGACCACCCGTTCCACCACACAATCCACTCGCTAGTCGCGGCCGGTGATGGTTCGCAGGGTTACGGGACGAAGTACGTTGGTCCTTCGAGTGGTGGAAGCGATGGGTATGGAGCCAGCGGGTACGACTACCACGCACCACCTCatcctccgccaccaccaccaccaccaccaccaccaccaccaccatcatacGTTCACTCGTGGGTGCCACCGGTGTGGGCAGCGTCCCCGGTTGGAAAACCTTCCGGAAAAGGCAAGGGAGCAGCGCTGTCCGCGTTGACGTTGCTCGCGTTCCTGTACTTCCTGAACCTGCTGCAGGGCTGCCTGAAAGAGCACATGGAAACGATGAACCcgacggtgatggtgatgacggCTGGTGCAACTCGTCGGAAGGACGTCACAGGCGCGAGCCTCGAGCAGGCAACACCGGATGTGTCGGGTGAGGAAACGG
This window harbors:
- the LOC128721043 gene encoding vasodilator-stimulated phosphoprotein-like, whose protein sequence is MVVSSVSTAFPRPVVDRAQYGPARWSPYMVGSDVGPGYGPSAYDHPFHHTIHSLVAAGDGSQGYGTKYVGPSSGGSDGYGASGYDYHAPPHPPPPPPPPPPPPPPSYVHSWVPPVWAASPVGKPSGKGKGAALSALTLLAFLYFLNLLQGCLKEHMETMNPTVMVMTAGATRRKDVTGASLEQATPDVSGEETGDIVERYEGLSRRYHLLTSSNSTRNPFAPKEPSRKQANRPASVSNERRKRPQQQQQQQRRKNRYTGSDWHDRE